Proteins encoded within one genomic window of Phototrophicus methaneseepsis:
- a CDS encoding amidohydrolase family protein, which yields MEHVSVLLIGGTVITMNDAMEVIQNGAVAIKDETIVAIGPRDILEARYTADTVVDCQDQYILPGLVNAHTHVPMTLLRGLADDLRLDVWLMGYIMPVEREFVSPEFCRLGTQLACAEMIRSGVTSFADMYYFEADIAKVVDEVGMRAMLCESVLKFPSPDAPTYEDSLAYTRQFIEDWRAHPRITPTVAPHAPYSNTRETLEKCTALAQEFDMPLMIHLSETKREVDDNVAEYGMRVMPWVEEVGVFSVPTIAAHCVHVEDQEIHILHKNNVSVAHCPSANLKLASGIAPVSHMLDIGVNVAIGTDGPASNNDLDMFEEMRLAALLAKVAPHNPTAVPAQQALAMATRNGAKALGLEGKAGILAEGLLADIIVVDANNTHNMPHFEHNPTAVYSQLVYACKSTDVRHTICHGQFLMRDRQLTTLDEAQIAQQAAAYASEVGTFLSQREENTLSKLIAVGIDVERAESFEVQTKAVLNDPSKIEDLLSHEDVEVIRAVHYRQYDTYFLFNDQDNSRVRYREDDGIDADGNVTSVRMRLTYTSGEKERSFHDSILLSHSRFIAPASHPLRFYEEFFKATDERHLQKERRRWHIHYQGTLYYVNLDRLIDPEVDQLFVEIKARTWSQTDAEHKADDIRQMMHILGVDTNHVVSEDYLDMQETL from the coding sequence GTGGAACACGTCAGTGTTTTACTCATAGGTGGTACCGTCATTACGATGAACGACGCTATGGAGGTTATCCAGAATGGGGCCGTCGCCATCAAAGATGAGACGATTGTCGCCATTGGCCCCCGCGATATTTTAGAAGCACGCTACACTGCCGATACTGTTGTCGACTGCCAGGACCAATATATTTTGCCGGGCCTGGTCAATGCCCATACGCACGTCCCCATGACCTTATTGCGCGGCCTCGCGGATGACTTGCGCCTGGATGTCTGGCTGATGGGGTACATCATGCCCGTGGAGCGCGAGTTTGTCAGCCCGGAGTTCTGTCGATTGGGGACGCAGCTTGCCTGTGCGGAGATGATCCGCAGCGGTGTGACTAGTTTTGCCGACATGTATTATTTTGAGGCAGATATTGCTAAAGTCGTGGATGAAGTTGGCATGCGTGCCATGCTGTGCGAATCTGTGCTCAAGTTCCCATCGCCAGATGCCCCCACGTATGAAGATAGCCTCGCTTATACGCGCCAGTTTATTGAAGACTGGCGGGCACATCCGCGTATTACGCCGACTGTGGCCCCGCATGCGCCGTATTCTAACACGCGCGAAACGCTGGAAAAGTGTACCGCGCTGGCCCAGGAATTCGACATGCCGCTAATGATTCACCTTTCCGAGACGAAGCGCGAAGTGGATGACAATGTCGCTGAGTATGGTATGCGCGTCATGCCCTGGGTGGAAGAAGTGGGCGTGTTTTCCGTGCCAACGATTGCGGCACACTGTGTCCATGTCGAAGATCAAGAGATACATATCCTGCACAAAAATAATGTATCTGTAGCGCACTGCCCATCAGCCAATCTCAAGCTGGCGAGCGGTATCGCGCCGGTTTCCCACATGTTGGATATCGGTGTGAACGTCGCGATTGGTACGGATGGCCCGGCCAGTAATAACGATCTCGATATGTTCGAGGAGATGCGTCTGGCGGCTTTGCTCGCGAAGGTAGCTCCTCATAACCCGACGGCTGTTCCTGCGCAGCAAGCCCTGGCGATGGCGACGCGTAATGGGGCTAAGGCGCTTGGTCTGGAGGGCAAAGCCGGCATCCTGGCCGAAGGCTTGCTCGCGGATATTATCGTCGTCGATGCCAATAACACCCACAACATGCCGCACTTTGAACATAACCCGACTGCGGTATATTCGCAGTTGGTTTATGCTTGCAAATCGACCGATGTCCGGCACACGATCTGTCATGGTCAGTTTTTGATGCGAGATCGCCAGCTAACCACCTTAGACGAAGCGCAGATTGCCCAACAGGCAGCGGCTTATGCCAGCGAAGTTGGCACGTTCCTGTCTCAGCGGGAAGAAAATACCCTCAGTAAACTCATTGCGGTTGGTATTGATGTTGAACGGGCGGAAAGCTTCGAAGTACAGACGAAAGCCGTGCTAAACGATCCCTCAAAGATTGAGGATTTGCTCAGTCACGAAGATGTCGAGGTGATTCGTGCTGTTCACTATCGTCAATATGACACGTACTTCCTGTTTAACGACCAGGATAACAGCCGCGTTCGCTATCGTGAAGATGATGGCATTGACGCAGATGGCAACGTCACATCCGTCAGAATGCGCCTGACGTATACCAGCGGTGAGAAAGAACGCAGCTTCCACGATTCCATTTTGCTCTCACATTCGCGTTTTATTGCCCCGGCCAGCCATCCACTACGCTTTTACGAAGAGTTCTTTAAAGCAACGGATGAGCGTCATCTCCAAAAAGAGCGCCGCCGCTGGCATATTCATTACCAGGGGACGCTCTATTACGTTAATCTGGATCGCCTGATTGATCCTGAAGTTGATCAACTCTTTGTGGAGATCAAGGCGCGCACATGGTCACAGACGGATGCCGAGCACAAAGCCGACGACATCCGCCAGATGATGCATATCCTCGGTGTCGATACCAATCATGTCGTCAGCGAAGATTATCTGGATATGCAAGAAACGCTCTGA
- the prfB gene encoding peptide chain release factor 2, with the protein MDGLITRLIEMRDEINNLMSRLKIDEKAAQISDIESQASAPTFWDDPEAAQQLMQKMSRLKAQVERWQKMHQRASDALELAELGDDMLDELTVETDALAAELDKMSLQAMLSGEYDDEDAILSIHAGAGGVDAQDWAEILERMYLRWMEQSGYKAEVIERSVGDEAGVKSVTIAVKGDYAYGYLQSEQGVHRLVRISPFDSNARRHTSFAKVELWPDIAEEIDIEIKETDIRVDVFRSSGPGGQSVNTTDSAVRITHLPTGLVVSSQNQKSQHQNKDRALQVLKARLFDLERQKQQQELAALKGENVDAGWGNQIRSYVMHPYQMVKDHRTNHETGQVNAVLDGRLDEFMEAYLRSKIVSTTNE; encoded by the coding sequence ATGGACGGTTTAATAACGCGCCTGATTGAAATGCGCGATGAGATTAACAATCTGATGAGCCGCCTGAAGATTGACGAGAAAGCCGCGCAAATCAGCGATATTGAATCACAGGCCAGCGCCCCAACCTTCTGGGATGACCCTGAAGCTGCTCAGCAGCTCATGCAGAAGATGTCCCGGCTAAAAGCACAGGTTGAACGCTGGCAGAAGATGCACCAGCGCGCAAGCGATGCGCTTGAACTGGCTGAGCTGGGCGACGATATGCTCGATGAGCTGACAGTTGAGACAGACGCCCTGGCGGCTGAACTCGATAAGATGTCGCTGCAAGCCATGCTCAGCGGTGAATACGATGACGAAGATGCCATTCTATCGATCCACGCAGGAGCGGGTGGCGTTGATGCGCAGGACTGGGCAGAGATACTGGAGCGTATGTATCTGCGTTGGATGGAACAAAGCGGCTATAAAGCGGAAGTCATCGAGCGCAGTGTAGGCGATGAAGCAGGCGTGAAGAGCGTCACGATTGCCGTCAAGGGCGATTACGCTTACGGCTACTTACAGAGTGAACAGGGCGTGCACCGCTTGGTGCGCATCAGCCCGTTTGATTCCAACGCTCGCCGTCATACGTCATTTGCCAAGGTCGAACTATGGCCTGATATCGCGGAAGAGATCGACATTGAAATCAAAGAAACGGATATTCGCGTCGATGTATTCCGCAGCAGCGGCCCCGGAGGCCAGAGCGTGAACACAACTGATTCCGCTGTGCGCATCACCCACCTACCAACGGGCCTCGTCGTCAGCTCCCAAAACCAGAAGAGCCAGCACCAGAACAAAGACCGTGCCCTACAGGTGCTAAAAGCCCGCCTCTTTGACCTGGAACGTCAAAAGCAGCAGCAAGAGCTGGCAGCACTGAAAGGCGAAAATGTCGATGCTGGATGGGGCAATCAGATCCGTTCATATGTGATGCACCCTTACCAGATGGTCAAAGATCATCGCACAAATCACGAAACAGGCCAGGTCAACGCCGTATTGGATGGCCGCCTGGATGAATTCATGGAAGCTTATTTGCGTAGTAAAATCGTCTCAACAACCAATGAATAG
- the fabF gene encoding beta-ketoacyl-ACP synthase II → MNRRVVVTGLGLVTPLGNDVPTSWKNIVDGISGVGPITYFDTTNYEVKIAAQVKDFDPANYMPHKEIRRHDPYQHYLIAASAEAVADAGLEVTDDIADRTSVLLGSATGGMQSFQEYSTLIYETNNPRKMTPFAIPMLVANGASDVVAITVGARGPSAPLVSACATGADTIGYAFQLIKMGRIDRAIAGAGDYPIINLGIAAFDRVGACSRNNDDPAGSVRPFDKNRTGMVFGEGAGVLVLEELESARARGANIIAELIGYGSTTDAYHRTAPHSEGIGASKAVIAALEDGGLNATDVDYVNAHGTATSLNDPSETRAIKRALGEHAYEVAMSSTKSMTGHAMGATAAMEAAFCSLAIRDQVAPPTINYETPDPECDLDYVPNTAREMQIDVAVSNAFGFGGHNASLAFRRFVG, encoded by the coding sequence ATGAACAGGCGAGTCGTCGTTACCGGCCTGGGCTTGGTGACGCCGCTGGGCAATGATGTGCCAACATCGTGGAAGAATATCGTCGATGGTATTAGCGGTGTTGGGCCGATAACGTACTTTGACACGACAAACTATGAAGTCAAAATAGCGGCACAGGTCAAAGATTTTGACCCGGCAAATTATATGCCGCACAAAGAAATACGCCGCCATGACCCATATCAGCACTATTTAATTGCAGCTTCGGCTGAGGCTGTGGCAGATGCTGGCTTGGAAGTGACGGATGACATCGCGGACCGTACGAGCGTATTGCTTGGCAGTGCGACCGGGGGGATGCAGAGCTTCCAGGAATATAGCACGCTGATCTATGAAACGAACAATCCGCGCAAAATGACGCCGTTCGCTATCCCTATGCTGGTTGCCAATGGGGCCAGTGATGTGGTGGCGATTACGGTTGGAGCGCGCGGACCCTCAGCACCATTAGTATCCGCTTGTGCAACCGGGGCAGATACCATTGGGTACGCCTTCCAATTAATCAAGATGGGGCGAATTGATCGTGCTATCGCTGGTGCAGGTGATTATCCCATTATCAACCTGGGCATTGCAGCCTTCGACCGTGTGGGTGCTTGCTCCCGCAATAATGATGATCCAGCCGGCTCGGTACGTCCTTTTGATAAAAATCGGACGGGTATGGTCTTTGGTGAGGGTGCTGGCGTGTTGGTGCTGGAAGAATTGGAATCCGCCAGAGCACGTGGTGCCAATATCATCGCTGAGCTAATTGGCTATGGTTCTACAACCGATGCTTATCATCGGACAGCGCCTCATTCAGAGGGAATTGGTGCGTCGAAGGCCGTGATAGCTGCATTGGAAGATGGCGGCCTTAATGCAACAGACGTCGATTACGTCAATGCGCATGGTACCGCTACCTCATTGAATGATCCTTCGGAGACGCGAGCAATCAAGCGCGCCCTGGGTGAGCACGCTTATGAAGTCGCTATGAGTTCGACTAAGAGTATGACAGGTCATGCGATGGGTGCAACGGCAGCTATGGAAGCCGCTTTTTGCTCTCTGGCGATTCGTGACCAGGTGGCTCCGCCAACCATCAATTATGAAACGCCAGACCCAGAATGTGATCTGGATTATGTGCCAAATACCGCGCGTGAGATGCAAATTGACGTTGCCGTGAGTAATGCCTTCGGCTTTGGTGGGCATAATGCCTCGCTGGCTTTTAGGCGCTTTGTGGGCTAG
- the ftsY gene encoding signal recognition particle-docking protein FtsY — protein MGIFKRGLSRTRQSLVGRISQMLGNTEIDEDTWDDLEASFIQADLGLETTETVLDYLKETTAREGITRTNQLDKVLKESLYALLDPPPPLNITGRDLSIILIVGVNGSGKTTSIAKLANRFKKEGRNVMLAAGDTFRAAAIEQLQTWGERAGVPVIANKPGSDPGAVVYDAIQAAQARNADLLIIDTAGRLHNNYNLMRELEKIRNVISKAVPDAPHEVLLVLDGTTGQNALKQGQKFAEATNVTGLIITKLDGTARGGMIFSVFTEVGAPVQFIGLGEGIDDLVRFDVKQFVDGLFEF, from the coding sequence TTGGGTATTTTTAAACGCGGTTTATCGCGCACGCGACAGTCACTTGTTGGCCGCATCTCGCAGATGCTTGGCAATACGGAGATTGACGAAGATACATGGGACGATCTTGAGGCATCATTTATTCAGGCCGATCTCGGGCTAGAAACAACCGAAACAGTCCTGGATTACCTCAAAGAGACAACAGCGCGCGAAGGTATCACCCGAACAAACCAACTTGATAAGGTGCTTAAAGAATCCCTTTATGCCCTATTAGACCCCCCACCGCCGTTAAATATCACCGGGCGTGATTTATCCATCATCCTGATCGTCGGCGTCAACGGCTCCGGCAAGACAACATCTATTGCAAAGCTAGCGAACCGCTTTAAAAAAGAAGGTCGTAACGTCATGCTGGCGGCTGGCGATACCTTCCGCGCTGCTGCCATTGAGCAGCTCCAGACCTGGGGAGAACGTGCAGGCGTGCCTGTCATCGCCAACAAGCCAGGTTCTGACCCTGGTGCGGTCGTCTATGATGCCATCCAGGCAGCCCAGGCCCGTAATGCAGATTTGCTCATTATCGATACCGCAGGCCGTTTACACAACAATTACAACCTGATGCGCGAACTGGAAAAAATCCGCAATGTCATCAGCAAAGCGGTGCCAGATGCCCCCCATGAAGTGCTGCTGGTGCTGGATGGCACGACAGGGCAAAATGCGCTCAAACAAGGGCAAAAGTTCGCAGAAGCAACAAACGTCACAGGCCTCATCATTACGAAGCTAGACGGGACCGCACGCGGCGGCATGATCTTCTCTGTCTTTACAGAGGTCGGTGCGCCGGTGCAGTTCATTGGCCTGGGCGAAGGCATTGACGACCTAGTACGCTTCGATGTGAAGCAATTCGTAGACGGCTTGTTCGAGTTTTAA
- a CDS encoding TrmH family RNA methyltransferase: MPYTPITSTQNNKVKLAVKLRGKRGRDQESRFLVDYHRDMERALHHGYQLDFALYCEALASEDDNVLVTALPNHRVYEVPESVMQKAAYRQNPGGILGVMHQKAVPHIQQMTAHDKPLLGLVNLQKPGNIGALLRTADATGFTTLLIDTTLDLYNPNIIRSSTGTCFLDTIYHATTQEAIDFFRQNAYRVISAHLDGTTSLFDTILTGRSAIILGTEDIGLDAIWVSHCDTLVKIPMIGHIADSLNVSVSGAVFMYEALRQRLATT, translated from the coding sequence ATGCCTTATACACCCATCACCAGCACCCAGAATAACAAAGTCAAGCTCGCTGTAAAGCTGCGTGGCAAGCGAGGGCGCGACCAGGAAAGCCGTTTCCTCGTCGATTATCATCGAGATATGGAGCGCGCCCTCCATCATGGCTATCAGCTTGATTTCGCCCTGTACTGCGAAGCCCTTGCCAGTGAGGATGATAATGTGTTGGTGACGGCCCTGCCGAATCATCGCGTCTACGAAGTGCCGGAAAGCGTGATGCAAAAGGCAGCCTACCGCCAAAATCCTGGCGGCATTCTCGGCGTGATGCATCAAAAAGCCGTGCCACACATTCAGCAGATGACAGCCCATGACAAGCCACTCCTTGGCTTAGTGAATTTGCAAAAGCCTGGGAATATCGGCGCGCTGTTGCGCACAGCCGATGCAACTGGCTTTACCACCCTGCTGATAGATACCACGCTGGATTTATATAATCCGAACATCATCCGCAGCAGCACGGGAACTTGCTTCCTGGATACGATCTATCACGCGACAACCCAGGAAGCAATTGACTTTTTTAGGCAAAATGCGTATCGTGTGATCTCAGCGCATTTGGATGGCACAACGTCCCTTTTCGATACCATCTTAACCGGGCGCAGCGCCATCATTCTTGGCACAGAAGATATTGGACTGGATGCAATATGGGTCAGCCATTGTGACACCCTCGTAAAAATCCCCATGATTGGGCACATTGCAGATTCTCTCAATGTGTCTGTGTCGGGTGCTGTATTCATGTACGAGGCCCTACGTCAACGCCTCGCGACCACCTGA
- the moaC gene encoding cyclic pyranopterin monophosphate synthase MoaC, which yields MTQKLTHVDAQGRANMVDVGDKPETDRIAVAEGYVYMAPETLHLIEEGSLKKGDVLTVARIAGIIGAKKTSDLIPLCHPLPLTKIDVQLELVKEKSAVRIWVRTRTMGKTGVEMEALTAVSVTALTIYDMAKAVDRAMRIGDIRLLEKHGGTHGDYVADEVSNAG from the coding sequence ATGACGCAAAAACTAACCCACGTAGATGCTCAGGGACGCGCCAATATGGTCGATGTAGGCGATAAGCCGGAAACGGATCGTATTGCTGTGGCGGAAGGGTATGTCTATATGGCCCCGGAGACGCTGCACCTAATTGAAGAAGGTTCCCTTAAAAAAGGTGACGTCCTGACGGTAGCCCGCATCGCTGGCATTATAGGGGCTAAAAAAACGTCTGATCTGATCCCGCTTTGCCATCCACTACCCCTGACGAAGATTGATGTGCAGCTTGAGCTTGTGAAGGAAAAGAGCGCTGTTCGTATCTGGGTACGGACCCGGACAATGGGTAAAACAGGCGTTGAAATGGAGGCATTAACGGCGGTGAGCGTGACGGCTTTAACCATCTATGATATGGCGAAGGCTGTTGATCGTGCTATGCGTATTGGTGACATTCGCCTTTTGGAAAAGCACGGCGGTACTCATGGGGATTACGTGGCAGATGAGGTGTCCAATGCAGGTTAA
- the moaD gene encoding molybdopterin converting factor subunit 1, producing MQVNVLFFATLRDMAGTRSLTLHFSPEQMTVADLRRDLIERYPDMAENIKAASVAVNEEFAFDAEAIKDGDAIALFPPVSGGSGDKPELFLLPTEPIDHDALIDAITTTATGAVCLFSGMVRGETQREGHLPQTQFLEYEAYEPMALAKMQQVAAEIREHWPLVEGIAIAQRLGKLEVGQNTVLIACSSPHRDDGCFEAARYGIDRLKQIVPVWKKEVGANGATWIEGDYKPNEADRANSE from the coding sequence ATGCAGGTTAACGTCCTATTTTTCGCAACCTTGCGCGATATGGCAGGGACGCGCAGTCTCACACTACACTTCTCGCCAGAGCAGATGACCGTGGCGGATTTGCGTCGTGATCTCATTGAACGCTACCCGGATATGGCGGAAAACATCAAAGCGGCATCGGTTGCTGTTAATGAAGAGTTCGCCTTTGATGCGGAAGCGATCAAAGATGGAGACGCTATCGCCCTGTTCCCACCTGTGAGCGGGGGTAGTGGCGATAAGCCGGAACTCTTCTTACTGCCAACAGAACCCATTGACCATGACGCCCTGATTGATGCTATCACCACAACGGCGACGGGGGCTGTGTGTTTATTTAGTGGTATGGTCCGGGGCGAAACGCAGCGCGAGGGACATCTGCCGCAGACCCAGTTCCTTGAGTATGAAGCGTATGAGCCTATGGCCCTGGCGAAGATGCAGCAGGTGGCCGCTGAAATCCGCGAGCACTGGCCCCTGGTAGAGGGCATTGCCATAGCTCAACGATTGGGCAAGCTGGAAGTCGGGCAGAATACGGTGTTGATTGCTTGCTCCTCACCGCATCGGGATGATGGCTGCTTCGAGGCTGCGCGCTATGGTATTGATCGCCTGAAGCAAATTGTCCCGGTTTGGAAGAAGGAAGTCGGCGCGAACGGTGCTACGTGGATCGAAGGCGATTATAAGCCCAATGAAGCCGACCGAGCCAATAGTGAGTAG
- a CDS encoding endonuclease/exonuclease/phosphatase family protein, which produces MLKRMRNITNFFPSIEVGLAGLLFISALRFIIGELYSRTASASLITQLTASGFTVDPTLAGFSNPSAVSGDIAWLGLVIALPLLTLFVGRIRVLFVPAALMLAIGRLLMGGDGMVISHLLAAEIAVSGGLLYLGLLIRNRATLVPHFFILGFVGDQLLRAWGNTLDPTWSLESAVRFFITPSTLIEIPVLPVLAILLFSFSFINILRARNGAPVVQGDIDPEHGELTFWGGIGLGAMLFLQLALLATPNAIASRTDADYTTFVPAVLAATALPLIPWVRYRARNLIAPFDTSTRGWIWLVGMILLIVIGTRLPHLRLAGLSFPIGATALVIAQLGVSLLWWWLVRPKAPRGPNLSGVWLVMSTIIFGLFVVCDLFTYEYAFVRPLAAPFAQFNDIVLPILQGFRGLGLGVLVLAILFALLPMIQSSPRIPWRNGPTMHTLGGFIFVIIVSAAGAFLARPPAIVPVVNVSDLRIGTYNIHGGYSEFYAFSIEAQAATIAGSGADVMLLQEVERGRLTSYGVDQALWLARRLKMDTRFYATNEGLQGLAVLSKVPIVFDDGVLLPSIDQQTGLQRVQIQDQPGGAITIYNTSLGLLVEDGNLEDQENNQTTQLRAILDTIAFHIQNDYDGQLGRAVLGGTFHNIPDSPLLQDLARTGFVDPFAGSNLELSATIRRVGIPPTRWDYIWLWSQTLRSTGTVVMSDSQASDHRLAVVGVQIRRDQ; this is translated from the coding sequence ATGCTGAAACGTATGCGCAATATTACCAACTTCTTTCCCTCAATTGAGGTTGGTTTAGCGGGGCTTTTATTCATCTCAGCCCTGCGCTTTATTATTGGTGAACTCTACAGCCGTACAGCCAGCGCCAGCCTGATTACACAACTCACTGCAAGCGGCTTTACAGTTGACCCAACGCTAGCAGGATTCAGCAATCCATCTGCTGTCAGTGGTGATATTGCTTGGTTAGGGCTCGTTATTGCCCTACCGCTGCTGACGCTGTTCGTTGGCCGCATACGTGTGCTATTTGTACCAGCAGCGCTCATGCTTGCGATTGGCCGCTTACTCATGGGCGGCGATGGCATGGTCATTAGCCACTTGCTCGCAGCGGAGATCGCTGTCAGTGGTGGCCTGCTCTACCTGGGTCTGCTCATCCGCAACCGAGCAACGCTGGTACCCCACTTCTTTATATTAGGCTTTGTCGGAGATCAACTCTTGCGGGCCTGGGGCAATACGCTCGACCCAACATGGTCCCTAGAAAGTGCTGTCCGCTTCTTCATCACACCCAGCACACTCATAGAAATTCCAGTATTGCCCGTACTGGCTATCCTTCTATTTAGCTTCAGCTTCATCAACATTTTGAGGGCACGCAATGGAGCCCCGGTCGTTCAAGGCGATATCGACCCTGAACATGGCGAATTGACTTTCTGGGGTGGAATCGGCCTGGGAGCGATGTTGTTTTTACAACTGGCCCTGCTGGCAACACCAAATGCAATCGCCAGCCGTACCGACGCCGATTATACGACCTTCGTCCCGGCAGTGCTGGCCGCCACAGCCCTACCGCTCATACCCTGGGTTCGTTACCGAGCGCGTAACCTCATCGCGCCATTTGATACAAGCACCCGTGGCTGGATCTGGCTCGTCGGCATGATTTTGCTGATCGTCATCGGCACCCGGCTGCCTCATCTGAGGCTGGCGGGGCTTTCCTTCCCGATAGGCGCGACAGCTCTTGTCATTGCTCAATTAGGCGTCAGCTTGCTGTGGTGGTGGCTTGTACGCCCCAAAGCACCACGTGGGCCAAACCTCAGTGGGGTCTGGTTGGTTATGAGCACGATCATCTTCGGCTTGTTTGTCGTCTGTGATCTGTTTACTTATGAATATGCTTTTGTGCGCCCCCTGGCTGCACCTTTTGCGCAATTCAACGATATTGTGCTGCCGATCCTACAGGGTTTCCGTGGTTTGGGCCTGGGTGTTTTGGTTTTGGCGATCCTATTTGCCTTACTGCCTATGATTCAATCTTCTCCACGCATCCCCTGGCGGAATGGACCCACAATGCATACGCTTGGCGGATTCATCTTCGTCATCATCGTGAGCGCTGCCGGGGCCTTTTTGGCACGCCCACCTGCAATTGTCCCTGTTGTGAACGTCAGCGATCTCCGCATTGGGACTTATAACATTCACGGAGGCTATAGTGAGTTCTATGCATTCAGCATAGAGGCACAGGCTGCGACAATCGCTGGCAGTGGTGCTGATGTGATGCTGCTACAAGAAGTCGAACGGGGACGGCTCACCAGTTATGGGGTTGATCAAGCGCTGTGGCTGGCACGTCGACTGAAGATGGACACACGCTTTTATGCCACCAATGAGGGCCTGCAAGGGCTGGCTGTGCTCTCTAAAGTGCCGATTGTCTTCGATGATGGGGTTTTACTGCCCAGTATTGACCAGCAAACAGGCTTACAACGCGTGCAGATTCAGGATCAACCAGGGGGCGCTATCACCATTTACAATACGTCCCTGGGCTTGCTCGTAGAAGATGGCAATCTGGAAGATCAGGAAAATAACCAGACCACCCAACTCAGAGCGATTCTGGATACCATCGCTTTCCATATACAGAATGATTATGATGGACAGCTAGGGCGTGCAGTCCTGGGAGGCACGTTCCACAACATACCGGATTCGCCCTTGTTGCAAGATTTGGCGCGCACCGGGTTTGTTGATCCGTTTGCAGGGTCCAATCTGGAGCTTTCAGCAACGATCCGGCGCGTAGGCATCCCACCAACACGATGGGATTATATCTGGCTGTGGAGCCAGACGCTGCGTTCTACAGGGACCGTCGTCATGAGCGATAGCCAGGCCTCCGACCATCGTCTGGCCGTGGTTGGCGTACAAATCCGGCGCGATCAGTAA
- the rnc gene encoding ribonuclease III: MTENAAPQQDLMKILGVSFSNEMLLTKALTHRSYVNEVEGDVPDNERLEFLGDAVLGFITAEMLFHLYPNEPEGWLTLLRSALVRTESLAILADNCNLGDYLLMGRGEVNSGGRSRVTNLCRGFEAVIGALFIDQGVDAVKAFVLPRLNDLLAYILKNKLHLDARSMLQERSQAELRFTPVYRVVDTEGPEHEKEFIVEVLVGGVVLGRGSGASKRGAAQSAARTALQLVEDNGWPAEVEMASIQVAEGATLEVNILSEESETLAEASPSHDDAENLPAE, from the coding sequence GTGACAGAAAACGCAGCCCCACAGCAAGATTTAATGAAAATTCTGGGCGTGTCATTCAGCAATGAAATGCTGCTTACAAAAGCCCTGACGCATCGTTCTTATGTGAATGAAGTCGAAGGTGATGTGCCCGATAACGAACGCCTTGAATTCCTGGGTGATGCGGTCCTGGGCTTCATCACTGCCGAGATGCTGTTCCACCTCTATCCGAACGAACCTGAAGGCTGGCTGACGTTGCTGCGTTCGGCATTGGTGCGGACGGAATCACTCGCCATCCTTGCCGATAACTGTAACCTGGGTGATTACCTGTTGATGGGGCGGGGCGAAGTCAACAGTGGCGGGCGTTCGCGCGTGACGAACCTGTGCCGTGGTTTCGAGGCGGTCATTGGCGCATTGTTCATTGACCAGGGTGTTGATGCGGTCAAGGCTTTTGTGTTACCACGCTTGAATGACTTGCTGGCGTATATCCTCAAGAATAAGCTCCATCTGGATGCTCGGAGTATGCTGCAAGAGCGCAGTCAGGCGGAACTGCGCTTCACGCCTGTTTATCGTGTTGTTGATACAGAAGGCCCGGAGCACGAGAAAGAATTCATCGTCGAAGTGCTCGTGGGTGGGGTTGTCCTTGGGCGTGGGAGCGGAGCCAGCAAACGCGGTGCTGCTCAATCGGCTGCGCGTACGGCCTTACAGCTTGTGGAAGATAACGGCTGGCCTGCTGAAGTCGAAATGGCTAGCATTCAGGTTGCAGAGGGGGCGACGCTAGAAGTGAACATCCTCTCTGAAGAGAGCGAGACGCTTGCAGAAGCGTCTCCTTCCCACGATGATGCCGAGAATTTACCTGCTGAGTAA